From Thalassoglobus sp. JC818, the proteins below share one genomic window:
- a CDS encoding DJ-1/PfpI family protein, with product MHKVLIVIGDAAETLDTMYPFYRLIESGFQPVVAAPEKRQYQMVMHEVKPGWTITKEWEGYTLNADVAFSEIDPNEYLGILYSGGRAPEYIRYDPDLVRITKHFFETNKPVGCVCHGVEIPAYADCVRGRKMATVAKCRFDLEVCGGIFVDEPCVIDGNLVSGRTFHDNGHYVGPWIKLLEEQREAL from the coding sequence ATGCATAAGGTTCTGATTGTCATTGGAGATGCAGCGGAAACTCTCGACACGATGTATCCCTTTTATCGACTGATCGAGAGCGGTTTTCAGCCCGTCGTGGCTGCTCCGGAAAAGCGACAGTATCAGATGGTGATGCACGAGGTGAAACCGGGTTGGACGATCACCAAAGAGTGGGAAGGGTATACCCTCAACGCTGACGTTGCCTTCTCAGAGATTGATCCCAACGAGTATCTGGGGATTCTTTACTCGGGTGGAAGGGCTCCGGAATACATTCGCTACGATCCTGATCTCGTCCGGATCACCAAGCACTTTTTCGAGACAAACAAGCCGGTTGGCTGCGTCTGTCATGGGGTGGAGATTCCCGCCTATGCTGACTGTGTCAGAGGACGAAAGATGGCGACTGTTGCGAAGTGTCGCTTCGATCTTGAAGTGTGCGGGGGCATTTTCGTCGACGAGCCGTGTGTCATCGACGGCAATCTCGTGAGCGGAAGAACGTTCCATGACAACGGGCACTACGTTGGCCCATGGATTAAGCTTCTGGAAGAGCAGCGCGAAGCTCTGTAG
- the cydB gene encoding cytochrome d ubiquinol oxidase subunit II translates to MDWNLLWFVILGILLTGYAILDGFDLGVGMLSPLGKTDKEKRIILNSIGPIWDGNEVWLVTFGGAMFAAFPEAYATVFSGYYEGFMVILAALIFRAVSIEFRSKLQIATWRGIWDKVFFVSSLTASFVFGVAVGGAMTGVPLDGRGIFRGSVSDQIDWYPVLTGFLTIAMFLMHGAIYLTLKTGGELRQRARRWIWIGYFAFLALYLALTVATLTTIPKALHNFHEFPFAYAVVILNVLAIMNISRTVKMEAFGQAFLSSACTIAALVFLFGVSLFPNLVASDPHPENSLTIYNAASSTATLKLMTLIAVIGMPFVLGYTGAVYWTFRGRVELDKHSY, encoded by the coding sequence ATGGATTGGAATCTGCTCTGGTTTGTCATTTTGGGGATCTTGCTCACCGGCTATGCCATTCTCGATGGCTTCGACCTGGGAGTCGGAATGCTGTCTCCGTTGGGAAAGACCGACAAGGAAAAGCGGATCATTCTCAACTCAATCGGCCCGATTTGGGACGGCAATGAAGTTTGGCTGGTGACATTCGGAGGGGCGATGTTTGCAGCTTTTCCGGAAGCTTATGCGACGGTCTTCTCCGGGTATTATGAAGGTTTCATGGTCATTCTGGCTGCGTTGATCTTTCGAGCGGTGTCGATCGAGTTTCGCAGCAAGCTGCAAATCGCAACGTGGCGAGGAATCTGGGACAAGGTCTTCTTCGTCTCCAGTCTGACCGCTTCATTCGTATTCGGCGTGGCAGTCGGCGGAGCAATGACCGGAGTTCCTCTCGATGGTCGCGGCATCTTCCGGGGAAGTGTCAGCGATCAAATCGATTGGTATCCGGTGCTGACCGGTTTTCTCACGATCGCAATGTTCCTGATGCACGGGGCAATTTACTTGACTCTCAAGACCGGCGGAGAACTCAGACAGCGTGCTCGGCGCTGGATCTGGATCGGCTACTTCGCCTTCCTGGCTCTCTACCTGGCGCTGACCGTTGCGACGTTGACCACAATTCCAAAAGCACTTCACAACTTCCACGAATTCCCATTTGCTTACGCTGTCGTCATATTGAACGTCTTAGCGATCATGAACATCTCGCGCACGGTCAAGATGGAAGCCTTCGGTCAGGCATTCTTGTCGTCTGCCTGCACTATCGCCGCGCTCGTCTTTCTCTTCGGAGTCTCTCTGTTCCCGAATCTGGTCGCCTCTGACCCGCATCCGGAGAATAGTTTGACGATCTACAATGCTGCATCGTCAACAGCGACGCTCAAACTGATGACTCTCATCGCAGTGATCGGAATGCCATTCGTGCTCGGCTACACAGGAGCCGTCTACTGGACGTTCCGAGGCCGAGTCGAATTGGACAAGCACAGCTATTAA
- a CDS encoding methyltransferase, producing MRVHRKEQLALSAHMSQLENLLENSRFGIPVSEQLAMNATLDLSASRVLCLTSGRGQTAIQLADRLKDARVICHVLEAFAASETAELIDECDSNVLLDCSADLPEEDFDLCVLPMSRSGETGLTRDWLQQAYDRLAMNGMLVVTIDQKKETWFHHELEKFGKNLTRIPKRKGVVYKLKKLKTLKKLKDFSTEFAFRDQEQLIKAVSRPGVFSHRRLDLGARALMESMEIEAGDRVLDIGCGAGVVGLAAAKRAADVSVHFVDSNPRALECALAGAELNGISDVDATLSHDGAIGSEEDDMRGQFDVVLGNPPYYSHFQIAEIFLQSGLKALRPGGRIQIVTKNQEWLQARMEQLFDEATTTECRGYSIVSAIQRGS from the coding sequence ATGCGAGTTCACAGGAAAGAGCAACTTGCTCTATCGGCCCATATGTCACAGCTTGAAAATCTACTTGAAAACTCGCGGTTTGGGATTCCCGTCTCTGAACAACTCGCGATGAATGCAACACTGGATCTCTCTGCGTCGCGGGTTTTATGCCTGACATCGGGACGCGGGCAGACAGCGATTCAGTTGGCGGATCGTCTGAAGGATGCACGAGTGATCTGTCATGTTCTCGAAGCGTTTGCTGCTTCGGAGACCGCCGAGTTGATCGACGAGTGCGACTCGAATGTTCTGCTCGACTGTTCGGCCGATTTGCCGGAGGAAGACTTCGATTTGTGTGTGCTTCCAATGTCTCGTTCGGGCGAAACAGGTTTGACTCGCGACTGGCTGCAGCAGGCTTATGATCGACTGGCCATGAACGGGATGCTCGTCGTGACGATCGATCAGAAGAAAGAGACCTGGTTTCATCACGAGCTTGAGAAGTTCGGGAAAAACCTGACTCGCATCCCGAAGCGGAAGGGCGTCGTCTACAAACTGAAGAAGCTTAAAACGCTCAAGAAGTTGAAGGACTTCAGCACCGAATTCGCATTTCGCGATCAGGAACAACTGATCAAAGCTGTCAGTCGACCCGGCGTGTTCAGTCATCGGCGGCTTGATCTCGGTGCCCGAGCCCTGATGGAGTCGATGGAGATTGAAGCGGGGGATCGCGTGCTGGATATCGGATGCGGTGCGGGAGTGGTGGGACTGGCGGCGGCAAAGCGGGCAGCTGATGTGTCTGTCCACTTTGTCGATTCGAATCCGCGTGCTCTTGAGTGTGCTCTGGCTGGGGCAGAATTGAACGGAATCAGCGACGTGGATGCTACGCTGTCACATGATGGAGCGATTGGATCCGAAGAGGACGACATGCGAGGCCAATTTGACGTTGTCCTCGGAAACCCGCCTTATTATTCACACTTCCAGATTGCCGAGATTTTTCTGCAGTCCGGTTTAAAGGCATTGCGGCCCGGCGGAAGAATTCAAATCGTCACGAAGAACCAGGAATGGCTCCAAGCTCGGATGGAACAACTCTTCGACGAAGCGACAACGACCGAATGTCGCGGATATTCGATCGTGTCGGCCATTCAGCGAGGGAGTTAA
- a CDS encoding DUF1080 domain-containing protein, with translation MIDSLVYRVLSRAGRFCLVTAFLGVQSLLAQATEIDGSAEATTKVSLIGSDFPGEAWEFVSGKKGAPFSETWTLATDEEAKLDYIICRGQPYGYIRTKKIYSDFEFSLEWRFPKDENGNSGVLLFTTGEDRVWPTAVQVQLHQPVAGSIFPGGSAKSANEVRNVEMLARPVNQWNKCFIRCQNGTVTVTINDTAVGEVTGCDPQVGAIGLQSEGSEVHFRKIWVRELKAPTEVEAIGARPIRPRQQLKRLARQLASFR, from the coding sequence ATGATTGACTCTCTTGTATATCGTGTTCTCAGTCGAGCAGGTCGCTTTTGCCTTGTGACCGCGTTTCTCGGCGTTCAGTCGCTTCTTGCTCAGGCGACGGAAATTGACGGCTCAGCTGAAGCGACGACGAAGGTCTCGCTGATCGGCTCCGATTTCCCCGGTGAAGCTTGGGAATTTGTCTCCGGCAAGAAAGGGGCTCCCTTCTCAGAGACCTGGACGCTGGCCACTGACGAGGAAGCCAAGCTCGACTACATTATCTGCCGAGGCCAGCCTTACGGGTACATCCGGACGAAAAAGATCTATTCTGACTTTGAGTTCAGCCTGGAATGGCGATTCCCGAAGGACGAAAACGGCAACAGCGGTGTCTTGTTGTTCACAACTGGCGAGGACAGAGTCTGGCCGACAGCTGTGCAGGTCCAACTTCACCAGCCGGTCGCTGGCAGCATTTTTCCGGGTGGAAGTGCGAAGTCTGCGAACGAAGTACGGAACGTCGAGATGCTCGCTCGGCCCGTCAATCAATGGAACAAGTGCTTCATTCGCTGTCAGAATGGAACAGTGACGGTCACGATCAACGATACCGCAGTTGGCGAGGTGACAGGGTGTGATCCTCAAGTCGGAGCGATTGGCCTGCAGAGTGAAGGCTCCGAGGTCCATTTTCGCAAGATCTGGGTGAGAGAACTCAAAGCGCCGACAGAAGTCGAAGCCATCGGCGCCCGTCCGATTCGGCCACGACAACAACTCAAACGACTTGCAAGGCAATTGGCCAGCTTCCGGTAA
- a CDS encoding ABC-2 family transporter protein: MMSSESAIHPFARFRVSLMILRTAIAERLMYRADFAMGTLFRFLPIVTQIFLWGAIFSVGTQSETKSIAGYSYEEMIAYYLLAMLARAFSSMPGLASGIARQVRDGTIKKFLTQPIDLLGYLFWHRVAHKLVYYAVAAGPFALVFFLCRGFLPEWPGGWVFLAFLVSLVMGFLMGFLIESLLGLVSFWFLEVSSLLFIYMMFNYFLSGHMIPLDFLPEPILMWIEFIPFKYLAYVPAAILLDRYTGPELVQVLVIEVIWIVGLLILNRLAFSRGVKRYSAFGG; encoded by the coding sequence ATGATGAGTTCCGAGTCTGCAATTCATCCATTCGCCCGATTTCGCGTCTCCCTGATGATTCTCAGGACCGCGATCGCTGAGCGGTTGATGTATCGTGCAGATTTCGCGATGGGGACTCTGTTTCGATTCTTGCCGATCGTGACTCAGATTTTTCTGTGGGGAGCGATTTTCTCAGTCGGAACACAGTCTGAGACGAAGTCGATCGCTGGGTATTCGTATGAAGAGATGATTGCGTATTACCTGCTGGCGATGCTGGCCCGAGCATTTTCGAGTATGCCGGGACTCGCGAGCGGGATTGCCCGACAGGTTCGTGATGGCACGATCAAAAAGTTTCTCACGCAGCCGATCGACTTGCTGGGATACCTTTTCTGGCACCGTGTGGCTCATAAGCTTGTTTACTATGCGGTCGCAGCCGGACCATTTGCTCTGGTCTTCTTCTTGTGCCGTGGGTTCTTGCCTGAATGGCCGGGAGGCTGGGTTTTTCTGGCGTTCCTGGTGTCGCTGGTGATGGGCTTTCTGATGGGGTTCCTGATCGAGTCGCTGCTCGGACTGGTTTCGTTCTGGTTTCTCGAAGTGAGTTCGCTGCTCTTCATCTACATGATGTTCAACTATTTTTTGTCGGGGCACATGATTCCGCTCGACTTTCTCCCGGAACCGATTCTGATGTGGATCGAGTTTATTCCGTTTAAGTATCTGGCCTATGTGCCGGCGGCGATACTGTTGGACAGATACACGGGGCCCGAACTCGTGCAGGTCCTGGTGATCGAAGTCATCTGGATTGTCGGACTGTTGATTCTGAACCGTCTTGCGTTTTCAAGAGGCGTCAAGCGGTACAGTGCTTTTGGTGGTTGA
- a CDS encoding DUF1501 domain-containing protein, with the protein MQTSRPDLFSPRLPLLRREMFQRVGAGLGSLALTALLQQEAQAKPTAESLQQIAPRAKNVIFLHMVGAPSHLDLYDNKPRLKELTGELVPDHLWEGLRLAFIRDQPKLLGSKYEFKKHGNSGVELSELLPHLASVADELCVIKSLHTEHFNHAPAQLFFQTGFPRFGRPSLGSWVNYGIGSENEDLPGFVVLITGNVAGAGNSLWGSGFLPSRFQGIEFRTQGDPVLFLSNPEGVTPVDRKRMIDTINHLNQIQLADVGDPEIATRIAQYELAFRMQSAVPDLMEIDGETKETHEAYGTEPGKTSFANNCLLARRLVERGVRFVQLYDQGWDHHNNVFSNVKKKAEEVDRPIAALIADLKQRGLLDETLVVWGAEFGRTPMLQGNADEGVPANAGRDHHKDAYTVWMAGGGVKRGFTYGKTDEIGFHVVENPMHVNDFHATLLHLLGVNHEALTFKFQGREFRLTDVAGNVAHDIIA; encoded by the coding sequence ATGCAAACTTCCCGCCCTGATCTCTTCAGCCCCCGCCTTCCCCTACTTCGTCGAGAAATGTTCCAGCGTGTGGGAGCAGGCTTGGGCAGCTTAGCGCTGACTGCTCTCTTGCAGCAGGAAGCTCAGGCCAAACCGACCGCTGAGAGTCTGCAGCAGATTGCCCCGCGTGCCAAGAATGTGATCTTCCTCCATATGGTGGGAGCCCCTTCACACCTGGACCTGTACGACAATAAGCCTCGACTGAAAGAGCTCACCGGAGAATTGGTTCCCGATCATCTTTGGGAAGGCCTGCGGCTCGCATTCATCCGCGACCAACCGAAGCTGTTGGGGTCGAAGTACGAGTTCAAGAAGCATGGTAACTCAGGAGTCGAGCTTTCCGAGCTATTGCCACATCTTGCTTCAGTCGCCGATGAACTTTGCGTCATCAAGTCGCTTCACACGGAACACTTCAATCACGCGCCCGCTCAACTCTTTTTCCAAACCGGTTTCCCCCGCTTCGGTCGGCCGTCACTCGGTTCATGGGTGAACTATGGAATTGGCTCAGAGAACGAAGACCTTCCCGGCTTCGTCGTTCTCATCACTGGAAACGTTGCGGGAGCAGGCAACAGCTTATGGGGAAGCGGCTTCCTACCCAGCCGTTTTCAAGGGATTGAATTCCGAACACAGGGAGACCCCGTCCTGTTCCTTTCGAATCCAGAAGGCGTGACTCCCGTCGATCGAAAACGGATGATCGACACCATCAATCACCTCAATCAGATCCAACTGGCCGACGTCGGAGATCCAGAGATCGCGACCCGAATTGCTCAATACGAACTCGCCTTTCGTATGCAATCCGCTGTGCCAGATTTGATGGAGATTGACGGAGAAACGAAAGAAACTCACGAAGCGTACGGAACAGAGCCGGGCAAAACGAGCTTCGCCAACAACTGCTTGCTAGCACGTCGACTCGTTGAGCGCGGCGTCCGCTTCGTGCAGCTCTACGATCAAGGCTGGGACCACCACAACAATGTCTTCAGCAACGTGAAGAAGAAGGCAGAAGAAGTCGACCGCCCCATCGCTGCCCTGATCGCCGATCTCAAACAACGCGGACTGCTCGACGAAACATTGGTCGTCTGGGGAGCTGAGTTTGGACGCACTCCCATGCTTCAAGGGAATGCCGATGAAGGGGTCCCAGCCAATGCAGGCCGTGATCACCACAAAGATGCTTACACAGTCTGGATGGCCGGAGGAGGCGTCAAACGCGGATTCACATATGGCAAGACCGACGAGATCGGATTCCACGTCGTCGAGAACCCGATGCACGTCAACGACTTCCACGCCACGCTTCTGCACTTACTCGGAGTCAATCACGAAGCATTGACCTTCAAGTTTCAGGGCCGAGAGTTCAGACTCACCGACGTCGCTGGAAACGTCGCCCACGACATCATCGCTTAA
- a CDS encoding sigma 54-interacting transcriptional regulator, whose translation MDMFRQSTIRFRMIYALAAFSVLYGLVVLWYVPTQPALPFNCLVSNDDQFARPGAEIRYVSDEDRWKGNIPEVGDHIIELGGRRIHSFVDFVRVQREWRNLSVGSEGTIEFGLDPSEEKYAGNLSVVEYPDKSRYVKCWLLRSGDERPLETWVPLIPQPISGISMVLFWFVLQMFVVVIGGVAYWNRPFDQPVRTFFALASVTTCAFLGGSHWWVVASSPFLISVFAIAGCFLPAVLLNFFVVYPFPVRFYRNRRGLSLVAMYGIPLVVSAALTSLIAATWFLTADWGSGPFAETLESVFRNVVRELMPFLRRAAQIGVLFAVTCFAGCVGLLVQSVRSTRNALEANQVRSILGAALFSLIPVAYTVYLWFFHPVEFALGWARLPMFLASVAFMFAYAVGIAKYKLLLVDQMVSRGVWYYSLSLALVLMFCALIAIGAVTALHQDLAIFGRTIPLVMVLMISVLVLTWTRDALQRNLDRHFFSEKYQFDKALKRMNSVVTGVLEPEQVSASLLDSCRDVLHVGEAALYLRKSERAVFRMLIASGRSNFPVQVVLEEEVFSALEMNRVWQKTPHARSPLQELIRRLGAEAIHGLEIQGALAGILVLGAKPAHKSYSAEDVAFVTAMARVASIALHCATVQKDVSRLNQDLKLKIEKISDQERQLSALQKELGAMSTSTTPVSETKTFHRAGIVGTGEAMSTLLDTVRKVAASDSSVLIRGESGTGKELLARSLHENSLRSSGPLVTVHCAALSPTLLESELFGHVKGAFTDAREDKQGRFQLADGGTLFLDEIGDISLDVQVKLLRVLQERAFEPVGGTKSVSVDVRVVAATHRDIEQLIEDGKFREDLFYRLNVISLEVPPLRHRKEDLYELARHFLKRAAEKASKQIVGFDDAVRKILERYDWPGNIRELQNVIERAVVLAEDRFVHAEDLPEELSQSAPRSRSIQMPKSVGSVAVPHSSVARRTTGDSESEASQLREALEQCEGNKAEAARMLGMPRSTFFSKLKKHKIV comes from the coding sequence ATGGATATGTTTCGGCAGTCCACAATTCGCTTTCGGATGATCTATGCCTTGGCAGCGTTTTCGGTGCTGTACGGGTTGGTCGTTTTGTGGTATGTGCCGACACAGCCAGCGCTTCCGTTCAATTGTCTTGTTTCCAATGATGACCAGTTCGCACGACCTGGCGCCGAAATTCGCTATGTGTCAGATGAGGATCGATGGAAGGGCAACATCCCCGAAGTCGGTGATCACATCATCGAACTGGGCGGTCGACGCATCCATTCATTCGTGGACTTCGTTCGAGTGCAGCGAGAGTGGCGAAATCTCTCGGTCGGATCGGAGGGGACGATTGAGTTCGGGCTTGATCCATCTGAAGAGAAGTACGCTGGGAATCTTTCCGTTGTCGAATACCCCGATAAATCTCGTTACGTAAAGTGTTGGCTGTTGAGGAGCGGCGACGAACGTCCGCTCGAAACCTGGGTTCCGCTGATTCCTCAGCCGATCTCAGGCATTTCAATGGTCCTCTTCTGGTTTGTGCTCCAGATGTTCGTTGTAGTGATCGGTGGGGTGGCGTACTGGAATCGGCCGTTCGATCAACCGGTGCGAACATTCTTCGCTCTCGCTTCGGTGACGACGTGTGCATTTCTCGGGGGAAGTCACTGGTGGGTGGTCGCTTCCAGCCCGTTTCTGATTTCTGTCTTCGCGATCGCTGGGTGTTTCCTGCCAGCAGTCTTGCTGAATTTCTTCGTCGTCTACCCGTTTCCAGTTCGCTTTTATCGAAATCGACGTGGTCTGAGTCTGGTGGCGATGTATGGCATCCCGTTGGTGGTCAGTGCGGCGTTGACTTCGCTGATCGCAGCCACCTGGTTTTTGACAGCAGATTGGGGATCGGGACCGTTCGCTGAAACTCTCGAGTCCGTGTTTCGGAACGTGGTTCGAGAGTTGATGCCATTTTTAAGACGGGCTGCCCAGATCGGAGTGTTGTTCGCCGTGACATGTTTCGCAGGTTGCGTCGGTCTGCTGGTCCAAAGCGTTCGGTCGACTCGAAATGCTCTGGAGGCGAATCAGGTTCGGTCAATTCTGGGAGCGGCGTTGTTCTCGTTGATTCCCGTCGCTTACACCGTCTATCTGTGGTTTTTCCATCCCGTCGAGTTCGCCTTGGGTTGGGCGAGGCTGCCGATGTTTCTCGCGAGCGTCGCGTTCATGTTTGCGTACGCTGTGGGAATCGCGAAGTACAAACTGCTGCTCGTTGATCAAATGGTCAGTCGAGGTGTGTGGTATTACAGCTTGAGTCTGGCCTTGGTGTTGATGTTCTGTGCTCTGATAGCGATTGGAGCAGTGACGGCTTTGCATCAGGACTTGGCAATTTTTGGGAGAACGATTCCGCTCGTCATGGTGCTGATGATTTCTGTTCTGGTGCTCACCTGGACACGCGATGCATTGCAGAGAAACCTCGATCGCCACTTCTTCAGCGAGAAGTATCAGTTCGATAAAGCTCTGAAGCGGATGAACAGCGTAGTCACCGGAGTGCTAGAGCCGGAGCAGGTTTCGGCGAGTCTCCTCGATTCCTGTCGCGACGTTTTGCACGTGGGTGAAGCAGCTCTCTACCTTCGAAAATCGGAGCGGGCCGTCTTTCGAATGCTGATCGCGTCTGGACGTTCGAACTTTCCCGTTCAAGTGGTTCTTGAGGAGGAAGTCTTCAGCGCTCTGGAAATGAATCGCGTCTGGCAAAAGACTCCGCACGCGAGATCTCCTCTGCAGGAACTGATCAGAAGATTGGGGGCCGAAGCCATTCATGGATTGGAAATTCAAGGCGCTCTCGCTGGGATTCTTGTGCTGGGAGCGAAGCCTGCTCACAAAAGCTATTCGGCAGAAGATGTCGCGTTCGTGACCGCCATGGCTCGAGTGGCATCGATCGCATTACATTGTGCGACGGTCCAAAAGGATGTGTCGCGGCTGAATCAGGATTTGAAGCTGAAGATTGAGAAGATCTCCGATCAGGAACGTCAGCTTTCGGCGCTGCAGAAGGAATTGGGAGCGATGTCGACGTCGACGACTCCTGTTTCAGAGACAAAGACCTTTCATCGGGCTGGGATTGTCGGCACAGGCGAAGCGATGTCGACGCTCTTGGATACTGTCCGAAAAGTGGCGGCCAGTGATTCTTCTGTCTTGATTCGAGGCGAGAGCGGAACGGGAAAGGAACTGCTTGCACGCTCGCTTCACGAGAACAGTTTGAGAAGCAGCGGGCCGCTTGTCACGGTTCACTGTGCGGCACTCTCGCCGACGCTGCTGGAGAGTGAATTGTTCGGGCACGTGAAGGGCGCGTTTACCGATGCTCGGGAAGACAAGCAGGGTCGGTTTCAATTGGCTGACGGAGGAACCCTGTTTCTCGACGAAATCGGTGATATTTCACTCGATGTGCAGGTGAAACTGCTGCGAGTTTTACAGGAGCGTGCCTTTGAACCGGTTGGAGGAACGAAGTCCGTTTCCGTAGATGTTCGTGTTGTGGCTGCCACTCACCGAGATATCGAACAATTGATCGAAGATGGCAAGTTCCGCGAAGACCTGTTCTATCGGCTGAATGTCATCAGTCTGGAGGTTCCGCCACTAAGACACAGAAAAGAAGACCTCTACGAATTGGCGAGACACTTCCTTAAACGGGCGGCCGAAAAGGCATCCAAGCAAATTGTCGGGTTTGATGATGCCGTTCGGAAAATTCTGGAGCGATATGACTGGCCGGGAAACATCCGCGAATTGCAGAATGTGATCGAACGCGCTGTTGTGCTGGCCGAAGACCGATTCGTCCATGCTGAAGATCTCCCGGAGGAACTGTCTCAATCAGCTCCCCGCAGTCGTTCCATTCAGATGCCGAAGTCAGTTGGCTCAGTTGCGGTTCCGCACAGCTCAGTCGCTCGACGGACAACGGGTGATTCTGAATCAGAAGCGAGCCAGTTGCGCGAGGCACTCGAGCAATGCGAGGGGAATAAAGCCGAAGCGGCCCGCATGCTTGGAATGCCAAGGAGTACATTCTTCAGCAAACTGAAGAAGCACAAGATTGTTTAG
- a CDS encoding PQQ-binding-like beta-propeller repeat protein, whose translation MTYPLLQLNQLRSLSFLFAPFFACILCSACSNGQEPTQSAEAQPFKTEAAAPAVPRTGEDWPHFLGPTHDGISTETGLLDSWPADGPPLVWEREVGTGYSAPSILNGRLVLHHRINDEEIVECFNAETGKQQWSYSSPSRFRDPYGYNNGPRCSPILTDEHCFTLGAEGRLLCLKLTAGSLVWERQLRDEYDIPDGFFGVGSTPILEGDRLIVPVGGQPNSGIVAFDKNTGKPLWSAVGQATWDSVSTGWASDDTYDWTGEEMVVSYSSPIAATIHGQRHILCLMRHGLVSLNPETGEENFRHWFRSRTHESVNAARPVVVDDTILLSAAYRVGATLLRVQPDGKSYEVVWSDPRNLLTHWSTSIPLDGYFLGFSGRHENEGELRCIDAKTGEVKWSTTGASEDASFKRAFDGSIVNAKTGETVPFPFYGRGSKILADGKFIILAERGTLALCKATTEGWEEISRCSAPRMKYPSWTAPVLSHGLLYLRCEDALVCLDLKASNPQ comes from the coding sequence ATGACATATCCCCTGCTGCAGTTGAACCAACTCCGATCACTGAGCTTTCTGTTCGCTCCGTTTTTTGCCTGCATCCTCTGCTCCGCCTGCAGCAACGGGCAGGAACCGACTCAATCAGCAGAAGCTCAACCGTTTAAGACAGAAGCTGCTGCTCCGGCTGTTCCCCGAACAGGTGAAGACTGGCCGCACTTTCTTGGTCCGACTCACGACGGCATTTCGACGGAAACCGGATTGCTCGATTCGTGGCCAGCCGACGGACCGCCACTTGTCTGGGAACGGGAAGTTGGAACCGGTTACAGTGCCCCGTCAATTCTAAATGGCCGGCTCGTGCTTCATCACCGGATCAACGATGAAGAAATCGTCGAGTGCTTTAACGCTGAAACTGGCAAACAGCAATGGAGTTATTCTTCGCCAAGTCGCTTCCGGGACCCATACGGATACAACAACGGTCCGCGCTGCTCCCCGATTCTGACTGACGAACATTGCTTTACGCTGGGAGCAGAAGGACGACTCCTGTGCTTGAAGCTGACAGCTGGCTCTCTCGTCTGGGAGCGGCAACTCCGCGATGAGTACGATATTCCGGACGGATTTTTTGGAGTCGGCTCGACTCCGATTCTGGAAGGCGATCGCCTCATCGTCCCGGTCGGGGGACAACCCAACTCGGGAATCGTTGCTTTCGACAAAAACACGGGAAAACCGCTCTGGAGCGCTGTTGGCCAAGCGACGTGGGACAGCGTTTCTACTGGCTGGGCTTCTGATGACACCTACGACTGGACCGGTGAGGAGATGGTCGTTAGCTACTCTTCACCAATCGCCGCGACCATCCATGGTCAACGCCACATCCTCTGCCTGATGCGTCACGGCCTCGTTTCTCTCAACCCAGAAACCGGCGAAGAGAATTTTCGTCACTGGTTTCGCTCTCGAACTCACGAATCGGTCAACGCAGCCCGGCCAGTCGTCGTCGACGATACGATTTTGCTTTCAGCTGCATACCGTGTGGGAGCCACGCTTCTTCGTGTGCAACCCGATGGAAAAAGCTACGAAGTCGTCTGGAGTGATCCACGTAATCTCCTCACTCACTGGTCGACGTCGATTCCTCTGGACGGGTATTTTCTCGGGTTCAGCGGTCGACACGAAAACGAAGGGGAGTTGCGATGCATTGATGCAAAAACCGGAGAAGTGAAATGGTCGACCACTGGTGCATCCGAAGATGCTTCCTTCAAACGAGCCTTTGACGGATCGATTGTTAACGCAAAGACCGGAGAGACCGTTCCGTTTCCGTTTTATGGTCGAGGTTCGAAGATTTTGGCTGACGGAAAGTTCATCATTCTTGCCGAACGTGGAACGCTCGCATTGTGCAAAGCGACAACAGAAGGCTGGGAAGAAATCTCACGCTGCTCAGCCCCGAGAATGAAATACCCAAGCTGGACAGCCCCAGTCCTCTCCCACGGATTGCTCTACCTTCGCTGCGAAGACGCCCTCGTCTGCCTCGACCTGAAGGCATCGAATCCGCAGTAG